The genome window ATCAGGACATGCATCGCCTCATTCAGGAGCGGCACGATAATGCGGGTTGTCACATAGCCGGGATACTCGTTGACCGTGATGTGTTCTTTGTCGAGCAGACGGGCAAATTCAACAGCCTTGGCAAACGTCTCCGCATCGGTGTGAAAGCCTTTGACAATCTCGACCACCGGAATTTTCGTGACCGGATTGAGGAAGTGCATGCCGATAATCTTCTCGGGCCGCTCGGTTACGGCCGCGATTTCCGAAACGGAGATAGTGCCGGTATTCGTGATCAGAAGCGCATCGGGCTGGCAGATCGTATCGAGTTTCTCGAAAAGGTCGCGCTTCATCGCGAGATCCTCAGGAATCGCCTCAAGGACGATTTCGGCATGGTCGGCCATGGAGAGGTCCGATGACGGGTAGATGCGGGCCATGATTGCCCGTTTATCCGATTCGGTGAGACCCCATTTGCCGATTTCGCGGTCGATTGCTTCTTTGATTCCCTGGACACCGCGTTCGGCCAGCCGCGTCGTTTTGTCGACCAGCGTGACCTCGGTGCCCTGCGTGGCGATGGCCTCGGCGATACCCTGACCCATCACTCCCGCGCCTATTATGATAATTTTGGCTGAAGGCATTTAAACCTGTCCTGCAACTGCATTCTTGCGTTTACGTCCGGCCGATACTATGATCGACCAATCAAGAGGGAATATAATTGCTCTTGGCAGGGGGGCAACGCCTAATTATATTTTCCGCGAACGACTTAAGGATAATTTCGGTGGTCAAATCGACCGATTGGATGTACAAGGGATGGAGACAGGACGGCGCGATTCCGCGCCAGTCACAGGCCCCCGGTGAGAGATATTCTGCGAGGACGACCATGAAGACAAGATTAGTATGCGTTATCGCCTTTCTGGCGATGGTTTTGGGCGCCGCTACTGTATCCGAGGCGGCTATTCGACGTGTCCCGGCCCGGTATAACCTGCTCAATTTCTACGGCGGCTACGCGATTCCTCACGGGGAATACAGTGAAGTCGGCTTGTTTCGGTGGGAGGATACGTCCGGTCGCCCGTATTTGTGGGATGCCGACAGCATGTTCAATGAGACCTTCTATTTTGGAGTCGACTACGGCTCAATCGTCAACCGGCGCTTTCAATACTTGGTCGGTTTCCGCTATACCAATCACGACATAATCGACGCCCGGGTTCTGGAAATGGAAAGCCAGGGAGTTGGAAAACTGACCTATCGAACTTACGACCTCAATTTTGAGGTAAATGCTTACCTGCTCGATCTGAGCGAAAACGTCTTTTCGCCTTATGCCGGCGCCGGTTTCCAGGCCGGACTGGTTGTTTACCACGAAAAAGGCTATGACTCGGATTCCAAGATTAAGGTCGCCGGAAGCGTCAATTTCGGCGCCGATTTCAAAGTATTCGAGGGGCCGAACAAGGGGTCGTTCGTGACGCTGGCCTCGGCCAACAGCTACAATTTATTTGCATCCGACAACCGGCCGCAGTATCTCCAGATAGGTGGGGGGCTGCGCTACTGGTTCCGGTAGAAGTTCGGGAGCCGGTCGAGCGCTCCGATCACAATTACGCAAACCGACTGTGGAGATTACATGACGACACCTCGTACCCTGTGGATACTTGTGTTTGCCGCCTTGATTGTCATGGCCGGTTGCGGCGGCTGCGGCGACAAAGGCACCGATCCGCCGAAACTACCCGGAAATACCATCGTGCCGCTCAACGGGCTTCTGTTCAAGGGGGCCATGGGGAGCGATTCCCTCAACAAAGCGCCGCAGTTCGCGCTCACGGATGTCAACGGTGACCGTGTGATCGGTGCGCCGATTCAGGTCAGTCTGATCAGCGGCGACGGTTCCGGGTTTCCCGCGAATGTCACCACCGATGCTTCCGGAGTGGCCACCCTGACCTATAATTTTTCCGGGGTCAAGCCGTTTGCGGCGCTGCAACTGATCGTTCCCGATGTTGACACGGCGACCGTGCTTTTTCGGACCGATGCCATCTATCCCGGAATTCACGGGCAGGCAAGCTATGCCGGGTTTGACGACCAATGGAGCGAAGTGCGGTCCTGGCTGGGCGATCCGGTGTCGGTCGATATTATTCCGCCACCGAACAATACGATTATCTATGTCAATTATGAAAGCACCCTCGGTGTCGTTGTCATGATTTATGATCTCGATCGCAACGGCGTTTTGTATGATACCTCAAGCGTCTACGGTGTGATTGTCAACACCGTCTATACCGGGACCACCACCGGCGTGAACCCGATCGGGATCGGATCGACCATCGCGGAACTGCGCACGCGGTTCGGCACTCCGGACTATGTCAATACGGTCGTTACCGATACGGTCGAGTTCCGCTACTTGCAGTGGGGTCTGCTCGGCTACGCCTATGCACCGTCGGCCGGAGACACAATTCTGACCGAACTTCATTTTACGGAATACGCCGTGCAGCCGGATCATATCGTTGCGCTTAATGGTCTGTATTATGCCGGGTCGATGGGGAGTTTCATCAGCAACCCGGTGCTCGAATTTCAGGTCGAAAACATCGACAACGATGCGATCGGCGGGGCCACGGTGAAACTGACGCGGCTCGAAGGCGACGGCGCCTTTGTCGGGATCGGTGGAGCTACCGATGAGATGGTCACGGACG of Bacteroidota bacterium contains these proteins:
- a CDS encoding 3-hydroxybutyryl-CoA dehydrogenase, with protein sequence MGQGIAEAIATQGTEVTLVDKTTRLAERGVQGIKEAIDREIGKWGLTESDKRAIMARIYPSSDLSMADHAEIVLEAIPEDLAMKRDLFEKLDTICQPDALLITNTGTISVSEIAAVTERPEKIIGMHFLNPVTKIPVVEIVKGFHTDAETFAKAVEFARLLDKEHITVNEYPGYVTTRIIVPLLNEAMHVL